CCAAAGCCCCTCCAGACCACCCCCTATCACCCCCAAAAACCTGCTCACGGCCAGGTGATCGTCCCATCCGGCAGCCGCGCCTGCGTCCACTGAACCACCGCTGGATCACACGGGTACTTTGCCGCCAATCCCTCATCTAGATCAACACCCAGCCCTGGACGATCGTTCGGATAGAAGTAGCCCGCACGAAACTCAGGACAACCTGGAAACACGTCCCCGGTCGCGCCCGTGAACGGCTGCAACTCCTGAATCCCAAAGTTTGGTGCCGCCAGATTCAGGTGCAGATTCGCCGCGTGGCCCACAGGCGACACATCGCCCGGACCGTGCCACGCCAACCGAACCCCAAATGCCTCCGCCAACGCCATCACCTTCTTCGCTGGCGTGATCCCACCCATCTGACTCATGTGCATCCGGATGAAATCAATCCACCGGTTCGCAATGAGCGGGGTCCACTCATTCGGATTGCTGAACAACTCGCCCACTGCCTGCGCCGTCGTACTCGTTGCCCGAACCTTCTCGTACCACGCCAGATGCTCGGGAGGCAGCAGGTCCTCCAGAAAGTACAACCGCAGCGGCTGCAGGTCCTTCGAGAACGCCATCGCCTCCACAGGCGACAATCGACAATGTACATCGTGCAACAACTCCACCCCATCACCAAACTCAGAGCGCACGTGCTCGATCGCCTTCAGCGTGCTCCGCGTGTACTGCGTCGGATCGTAATACGCCCCGCCAATCGCACCCTCCGGCTTGTTCAGCGGGCGATCTATCGACCCGCCATAAGCCATCCCGCCCGCCTCACCCGAAGCCCGCGTCGCCGCAGCCCCGCCCCCAAAACGAATCCGCACATGCCGCATCCCCTGATCCAGCTGCGCTCGAACATGATCATCCAACTCCCCAAAGTCCCGCCCATCCGCGTGCTGGTACACCGCTGCGCCCTCGCGCATCCGACCGCCCAGCAGATCATAAACCGGCATCCCCGCCAGCTTCCCCTTGATGTCCCACAACGCCATGTCGATCGCCGACACCGCGTTATTCAGCACCGGCCCGTTCCGCCAGTAGCTGTTGACCATCATCAGCCGCCACATCTCCTCGATCCGCGCTACGTCACGACCCACCACCAGCGGCTTGAGATAATCCGTGATCGCACTCGCCACCAACAGATAACGCTGCGCAAACGTCCCACACCCCAGCCCATACAACTCCGGCTCCGACGTCTCGATCTTCGCCACCACCAGGTTCCGACCCATAGGCGACGTCAACACCACACGCACATCTCGGATCGTAATCATGATATTCAGCCCTCTTGCGTCGAGACCACACCCAGCCCCAGACTACGACGAACCGCCGCCCCCGTTAGCCCCACCGCCTCATCCGCACCCATCCCCTTCCATCGCGGGCTCGTTGGCTCCGCCGTCATCGGACCGTCATAACCAATCGACCGCAAACCCCGCACAAAACCCTCGTTGTCAAACACCCCCGTCTCGCCCGGCAGCATCCGCTCCGTCACCGTCTGTTCCGCCGCCGACCGACCCTCGATCCCGTCGCACAGATGCACCACCACCACATCCTTCGCCTCCAACGCCTCCAGATCCTCAACCCCTTCTCCAGCACAGTGCCAGTGAAGCGTATCCACCATCAAACCCAGCCCGTCATACCCCGCCTCCCGGATCAGTTGCAACATCCCCTTCATTGTGTGAATGAACGAGTGCACATGTCCTGCTCGCCGCGTCTTCGGGCTCACATACTCCATCCCCAGTCGCACCCCGTGATCCTCCAGAACCGGCATCGCCTCCCGCAGCCGCAACAAATGCCGCCGGTAGTTCGCCGCCGTGTCCCGCTCATCATTAAAAGGCAACACCACCACACCCGCCCGCGTAAACCCAAGCCGCTGCGCCAGTGCCGCCCGCTCTGCCAGCACACCCATCGCCTCTCGCCACTCCTCCTCCTCACCCGACAACGTCCGGGTCATAAGCGACACGTACCCCGGCCGCAACCCCAGCTCCCCCATCCGGTCCGCCAGCCGCTCAACCCCGTAATCTGCTATCCAAAGGTCATACCGATTCAGCCGCAGGTCCAACCCCTCAAAACCGTGCCGCGCCGCCAACACCGCCGCCTGCTCAGGATCAGCGTCCGCGCCGATCAAATCAGCCATCAGCGAAGGGTAAGGTTGACCAGGTGTCGATGACATCAGCAGGGGGGTCCGGAAACGCTTACACGCAGGCATCCAGAAACAGCATGAACCAACGGGCTCCGGCTTAACACGCCGAGGCCTCATGACAACGATCCAGCACCGCGATCTGACGACGCACGCTCTCAGGCGTCACCATCAAAGGCGTCCCGTCACGCAACGCCGACTCCAGATCGCGATAAAAGAGCACCGCCGTCGCTGGCGTCTCCTCAGGATGATCCCACCGCTCCACATGCCAGTCATACTCCTCGCGCTGGTACACCCGATCCGCCGCAGGCCCCTCATCCGCATCACGATGCGGCAGCTTGTCCGCATCCATCCATCGCCACTCCAGGTGCTCCGTCGTCCCCCGCAAGCCACCTGCCGTCCCCCACACATGCCAACGATCCTCCGGATAAACACAACAACTCGATGACTCCACATCAATCGTCGGATGGCCCGCACCGTGCAGCACGATCTTGATGTGATCCTCTGCATCACCCACCGACAACGCCCGCTGCATATCCACAAACACCTCAGGCTCACCAGGACCAAAAAGCTCCAGTGCATGATCCAGCAGATGAGCGCAGTGATTGTGCAACGAACCCCCGCCCTGAGACTTCAGCGTCTGCCAGTCCCACCGCCTTGTGAACTGACTCCACTCGATCCGAATCTGAATGATCCGCCCCAGCCGACCCGAAGCCAGCAACTCTCGAACCTTCCGGAAATGCGGCTCAAACCGACGATTCTGGAACGGTGCCAACAATCGACCCGTCCGCTCCGACGCCTCGATCATCTTGTCCGCACCCGCCACGCTCAGCGCCAACGGCTTCTCCACCACCACATGATGCCCCGCCGCCATCGCCGCGCAAGCCTGCTCCTCATGAAACAGATTCGGCGAAGCGATCACCACTACGTCCAACGTCTTGTCCGCGTTGAGACTCTCAAAATCCGCATACACAGCACACCCGTACTGCTGCGCCGCCTCTCGACAACGATCCGTATTCGGATCACTTACCGCCGCCACCTGATAAGTCCCGCCCAGCGTCCCCAACCACCGCGCGTGAATGTTAAAACCGCTCCGCCCCAACCCCACAATCCCTACACGGATCGCCTCGCGACGATGCCGACCGTAGTTGTGCTTAATCATCCGTAGACTCCTTCGCACCCACTAGCTAGCGGATGCGTGACGTACTCTCCCACGGGTCCATGTTCGCACCCAACGCCTGCTTCACCGGCTCCGTCAACCGACTCAGCTCATCCAGATCAGCCTGACTCAGCTTGACCTCGACAGCCGCCGCGTTCTTCTTCACCTGATCCGGGCTGCTCGCACCCACCAGCACCGACGCCACCGTCGGCTGAGCCAGCAGCCACGCAATCGAAACATCCGTCATCGAATGACCCACCCGTTCCGCGATCGCCCGCACCCCGGCAATCGCCTCAAAAGCCTCCGCCTCACACCCCGGCTCCGTGTGCCGAGCCTGCGGGCGATCCGAAGAGAACAGCCGCGTCCGAGCCCGCTCATCAGGCACCTCGTCCGCCGACCGATACTTGCCTGCCAGCAACCCCTGGGCCACCGGCGAATAACACAGCATCCCCATCCCCGCCTTCTTCATCACCTCGACCACCTCAAACTCAGGCGCTCGCGCCAGCAGGCTATAGCAGATCTGATTCGACACCAGCGACGACACCCCCAACGCCTCCGTCAGGTCCGCCGGGCCAAAGTTACACACCCCCAGCGCCCGCGCCTTGCCCGAGGTCACCAAGTCCTCCATTGCCCGTAGCGTCTCCTCAATCGGAACCACACCCTTCGGCCAGTGGATTTGATACAGATCGATGTAATCCGTATTCAAACGCTCCAATGCCTTGGTGAACTCGCTCTCAACATCCGCCGCTGACAACGTAGGCGTATTCACCTTGTCCGCGACAATCACCTTCTCACGCAACCCACCCGCTAGCGCACGACCCAGCACGACCTCCGCCGCACCATTGCCGTATCCCGGCGCCGTATCAAAGAAGTTGATCCCCCCATCAATCGCCGCATGAATCGAATCGATCGCCTGCTGCTCCGCCACACCCGGATACGTCGGGTTCTCAACGATCGACATGCTCCCGAAAGCAATCCGCGACACCTCAAGGTCAGTCTGACCCAGCCGAATACGATCCATCAATAAAACTCCTACGTCTCAACGCTCAGTAAAAAAACAACATCAACAACAACTCAGCGTACTGGGAAATCCGCCGGTAGCGGCATGATCAGATCGATATACACCCGACCCGACCCCGACAAGTTGTCCAACTTACGAACACCCTCCATCTCAAACCTCGGATCCTCCAACCCAACCGCCAGCCGCCGAAGCGTCTGAGCATAAAAATCATGCCGAGGCGGGCTGATCTGCTGATAAGGCCAGGGCTTCGAACCCGTCAGATAAGGCAGCACAAAATCGGCCGCCGCTCGGATCGAGCTCCCGTCCTCAGCTTCGTAGTCCCACAGATTCACGCCAACCTTCTCCGCCAGAACCGCCAGCTCCGTGTGACCCCGCAGGTTGAACTCCGAGTAATCCAACGCCCGTGTCCGCGTCAACTCATGCGGCTGACGACCATCCGCTTCGATCTGCTGATCCACTCGCGCCGGAACCCGCTCCGCCATCTCCTTCACCGTCGCCTCGTCCCCCGCAAACAAGGAGAAATAAGCAATCTGCGCCTCGCACCACGTCCCGTGATTGTTCGGCCCGTCTCGCTCACCAACCCCGAACTCGCTGCTGTTGAGCCACTTCGCGTACGCGCCAAACCACGCCTTCGCCCCCGCCAGGTCCTCAGCGGTCATCGCGTCCGACCCCTCCAGCAGGCTGATCGCGTCCGGAACCCAACGCAGCCGAAGCGTCTCGATGATCCCGTACTTCCGCCCGTCACTGCGACCCGGAACAAACTGACCAAAAAGCATCCGCGGGTTCATCCGCGTCTCAGGGTCCAGCAGAAAATGACGCACCCGCTTCACCGCCTCCTCCGCATAACGCTCATCACCCGTGTAGTAGTAGGCAAAACCCAACCACTGCACGCAGTTGCCAAACGTCCCCAGTTTGTCCACGTCGTACTCATAACGCTCCGGGTTGATCTCCCCGTCACGTCTCACATAAGGAAGCCCGTCCGCCGTGTCCGGATTCGGCCACCAGTAAGGCGACAAACTCACATAATCATTCTTGTCCCCCGAAGGCGGAACCGTCGGCTTGTCCACCACCGAACGCATCGGCTTGGTCATCGCCTCCTCCGCCAACGCCACCAACGCGTCCACCGCAGGCTTTAGTGACGGATCACCCGCCATCACCCGCGCCCGCGTCCCAGCCAATCGTTCCCCATCCGTCAGGTAAACCTCCGGAACCTCCTGACCGACCGCCGCAGTCGTCAAGCCAAAGCAAGAAACGACCACCAGCAGGGCCGCTAGAACGTGAGAACGGGTCATGTCGAATCCTCTGTGAAGATAGGAATGAAGATGAAATCGAGGCCACTCAGCCCGTCCGGTTGGACCGGTTAGGGCAGATGGAAGATTAACGCACATTCCCCCAATGTTCAAGATTTTTACGGTGATAATCCTGTTAATTAAATATGTTAATAAATATAAATCTATGTTATACAATATAAAATGTAAATCTTATACTCTGATCAATCACCGTTAATTT
The sequence above is drawn from the Phycisphaeraceae bacterium genome and encodes:
- a CDS encoding enolase C-terminal domain-like protein; its protein translation is MITIRDVRVVLTSPMGRNLVVAKIETSEPELYGLGCGTFAQRYLLVASAITDYLKPLVVGRDVARIEEMWRLMMVNSYWRNGPVLNNAVSAIDMALWDIKGKLAGMPVYDLLGGRMREGAAVYQHADGRDFGELDDHVRAQLDQGMRHVRIRFGGGAAATRASGEAGGMAYGGSIDRPLNKPEGAIGGAYYDPTQYTRSTLKAIEHVRSEFGDGVELLHDVHCRLSPVEAMAFSKDLQPLRLYFLEDLLPPEHLAWYEKVRATSTTAQAVGELFSNPNEWTPLIANRWIDFIRMHMSQMGGITPAKKVMALAEAFGVRLAWHGPGDVSPVGHAANLHLNLAAPNFGIQELQPFTGATGDVFPGCPEFRAGYFYPNDRPGLGVDLDEGLAAKYPCDPAVVQWTQARLPDGTITWP
- a CDS encoding sugar phosphate isomerase/epimerase family protein; translated protein: MADLIGADADPEQAAVLAARHGFEGLDLRLNRYDLWIADYGVERLADRMGELGLRPGYVSLMTRTLSGEEEEWREAMGVLAERAALAQRLGFTRAGVVVLPFNDERDTAANYRRHLLRLREAMPVLEDHGVRLGMEYVSPKTRRAGHVHSFIHTMKGMLQLIREAGYDGLGLMVDTLHWHCAGEGVEDLEALEAKDVVVVHLCDGIEGRSAAEQTVTERMLPGETGVFDNEGFVRGLRSIGYDGPMTAEPTSPRWKGMGADEAVGLTGAAVRRSLGLGVVSTQEG
- a CDS encoding Gfo/Idh/MocA family oxidoreductase: MIKHNYGRHRREAIRVGIVGLGRSGFNIHARWLGTLGGTYQVAAVSDPNTDRCREAAQQYGCAVYADFESLNADKTLDVVVIASPNLFHEEQACAAMAAGHHVVVEKPLALSVAGADKMIEASERTGRLLAPFQNRRFEPHFRKVRELLASGRLGRIIQIRIEWSQFTRRWDWQTLKSQGGGSLHNHCAHLLDHALELFGPGEPEVFVDMQRALSVGDAEDHIKIVLHGAGHPTIDVESSSCCVYPEDRWHVWGTAGGLRGTTEHLEWRWMDADKLPHRDADEGPAADRVYQREEYDWHVERWDHPEETPATAVLFYRDLESALRDGTPLMVTPESVRRQIAVLDRCHEASAC
- a CDS encoding aldo/keto reductase, whose amino-acid sequence is MDRIRLGQTDLEVSRIAFGSMSIVENPTYPGVAEQQAIDSIHAAIDGGINFFDTAPGYGNGAAEVVLGRALAGGLREKVIVADKVNTPTLSAADVESEFTKALERLNTDYIDLYQIHWPKGVVPIEETLRAMEDLVTSGKARALGVCNFGPADLTEALGVSSLVSNQICYSLLARAPEFEVVEVMKKAGMGMLCYSPVAQGLLAGKYRSADEVPDERARTRLFSSDRPQARHTEPGCEAEAFEAIAGVRAIAERVGHSMTDVSIAWLLAQPTVASVLVGASSPDQVKKNAAAVEVKLSQADLDELSRLTEPVKQALGANMDPWESTSRIR
- a CDS encoding alginate lyase family protein, whose amino-acid sequence is MTRSHVLAALLVVVSCFGLTTAAVGQEVPEVYLTDGERLAGTRARVMAGDPSLKPAVDALVALAEEAMTKPMRSVVDKPTVPPSGDKNDYVSLSPYWWPNPDTADGLPYVRRDGEINPERYEYDVDKLGTFGNCVQWLGFAYYYTGDERYAEEAVKRVRHFLLDPETRMNPRMLFGQFVPGRSDGRKYGIIETLRLRWVPDAISLLEGSDAMTAEDLAGAKAWFGAYAKWLNSSEFGVGERDGPNNHGTWCEAQIAYFSLFAGDEATVKEMAERVPARVDQQIEADGRQPHELTRTRALDYSEFNLRGHTELAVLAEKVGVNLWDYEAEDGSSIRAAADFVLPYLTGSKPWPYQQISPPRHDFYAQTLRRLAVGLEDPRFEMEGVRKLDNLSGSGRVYIDLIMPLPADFPVR